ATCAAGGAAGCAGTGGCCCCCAAGGTGACACGTAGTCCTTTTTGCAATAACTGAGTCAAATTATTAGAATCCATCGGTAGGGGCTAAATGCTAATGGTGATCGGCTGCTTCGATTTTATCTACAAGTCACCGTTAGGCAACCTGCTCTAGGTACTGATTTACGTCTTCGATCAGGCGAGTTAGTTCAGCTTCCGTGGTCAAACGGATGCGATCGTCGCGTACAGTAATCAACACTTTGGCGGCAAAGGGAGTGGGCCAGATGTTGGGGTTACAGAAAACTTCTAGAAACACGTCCCCTGTGTAGCGGTACTCTACTGATTTTTGCGGATTGGGTCTGCCACCGGAAGTAGTAGCCGCCGCAACAACTTTTAAGCTCTCCAAAAGCCCAGTGAGCGCAGCTTTTAGCTCCTGAGCTGCTTGAGCTGTAAAGCTAAAGGAAACAGAGCCTTCAATCAAATTAAGGATGAGTTGAGTCGCAGCCATAAGCAGTCAATTGTGAGCCTTTATTGTGAGCATCTGAGTGTTTATCGTACCGGGGAAGCGGTCTGCACAGTACTAGTGATCCGAACGGATATCTCTTCTAGACTGGATGCCATAGAACTCTGATGCAGGATTAGGAGAGTTCAATCATGGTGTTTGACAATCGTTCTCAAGTTCGTAAGGTGTTGCTCATCACCCTGCTGCTTAATATATTTGTCATGCTCTTAAAAGCCTTTGTGGGATGGTCAACTGGGTCGCTGAGCCTACTAGCAGATGCTTTGCACAGTGTTACGGATAGCGCCAACAATATTTTGGGGTTAGTAGCCAGTCGTTTTTCCTCGCCCGAACCCGATCGCGACCACCCCTACGGCCATCAAAAATTTGAAGCTGTTGGAGCTTTAGGTATTGCGGCATTTTTGGGGATTGCCTGCTTTGAGATTCTTCAAGGAGCGGTGGAGCGATTATTTCAGGGCAGTGAACCTGTGAAAATCTCGGCTTCTGAGTTGTGGATCTTGCTACTGGTGCTAGGGGTCAACATTTTTGTCACCTTTTATGAGCGGGCTGTAGGTCAACGGGTCAACAGCCCCATCTTGATTGCAGATGCTCAGCATACGATGAGTGATGTTTGGGTCACGATTAGCGTGCTGGCGGGGTTAGTTGGCATTTGGATTTGGAATATCCAGTGGCTCGACCTATTTTTGTCGTTTCCGGTCGCGCTTTTGGTGTTTACCAGTGGTTGGTCAGTTCTGCGGTCTAACTTGCCTTGGTTAGTGGATGAAATGGCGATCGCCCCCGAAGCCATTGATGCGATCGCAGCACAAGTCCCTGGTGTCATTAACTGCCACAGGATTGCCTCAAGGGGAATATTAGGTCGGCAGGTTTTCATCGAAATGCACTTGATTGTAGAGGTTGATGACGTTGAAACGGCCCACCAAATTACCGAAGCAGTAGAAACACGGCTAGAAGAACGATACGGCCCTGCCCGAATCAATATTCATGTGGAACCACCTGCTTATGTGTCCCACCAAATTAGCTATGAGAGCGATCTTAAGTGACCCGCCTTTAGTGATCAGATAGTGATCAGAGACAAAATACGGCCCCAGCGCCAGCAGGGTTAAAATCCCCCGTAAAATATTTTAATTAATTTTTAATAAATAGTTAACAAAGGCTATAGTTTTCCACAGATCAAGGGGTTTTTCCACAGATTTAGCCCTGTTTTCCACAAAAAATTCATAAGAGTTACTGTGCTGCCATTTATTTCTTTAATAGCAGCACTCTACCTATGGGTCTTGATCAGCAGGATTGAGCGACAAAGTAAAAAAAGCTGAATGAGAAAAATCAGCTATCTATTCACCTTGATATCGAAATGGGGAAGTAATAAAACCTAGAGCAGTTTTATTCCCACTCGATGGTGCCAGGAGGCTTAGAGGTGATGTCATAAACGACCCGATTGACGCCGGGTACCTCATTCACAATCCGGTTAGAAATTGTTTCTAGCAGATCATAAGGAGCACGAGACCAATCTGCGGTCATGCCATCTTCACTGGAAACTAATCGCAGAACAATAGGGTAGGCATAGGTTCTTTGATCGCCCATGACCCCTACGCTGCGAACTGGCAACAACACTGCGAACGCTTGCCAGAAATCATGGTAAACGCCACGCCGATTAATTTCTTGGCGCACAATCAAGTCAGCGTCGCGGAGAATTTCTAAGCGCTCCTCAGTGATTTCTCCCACGATGCGGATCGCTAAGCCAGGGCCAGGAAAAGGCTGCCGCTGCACAATTTCTTCAGGTAAACCAATTGAGCGGCCTAGCTTGCGAACTTCATCTTTAAACAGCTTGCGGAGAGGTTCTACTAGCTTGAAGCGCAGATCTTTGGGCAAGCCACCAACGTTATGATGGCTCTTGATTTTGACTGCAACCCGCTCACCTGTCTTCGGATCAACATTGGTATCCGCTGACTCAATCACATCTGGATAGAGAGTGCCTTGAGCTAAATAATCGAAGGGGCCTAGGCGTTTGGATTCTTCCTCAAACACACTGATAAATTCATGACCAATCCGCTTGCGTTTTTCTTCTGGATCGGTCACTCCCTGCACTGTGGCTAAGAAGCGATCGCGGGCATTGACGTAGGCGACATTAATGTGAAATTGCTCCTCAAACAGCTTCACCAATCGCTCTGGCTCATACTTACGCATGAAACCTTGGTCGATAAACATACAGGTGAGCTGATCGCCGATCGCTCGGTGTAGTAAGAACGCTAATGTTGAGGAATCTACCCCCCCAGAAAGGGCTAGCAGGACTCGTTTGTCTCCTACCTTGGCCCGAATTTCTCGAATCGACTGTTCAACGAACGCAGCGGTAGTCCAAGTTGGTTCTGCTTGGCAGATGTGATAAACAAAGTTACGAATCAACGCCATGCCACCTAGGGAATGCACCACTTCCGGGTGGAACTGCACTCCATATAGCTGCTTCTCATGGTGGGCGATCGCGGCACAGGGCGTATTATCTGTGTGCGCCAGCAACTCAAAGCCATCTGGCAACTTGGCTACTGAGTCGCCATGACTCATCCACATCGTGGTGCCATCGTCCACATTGGTCAGCAAGTCGGTGGGATCATCAATCACGAGGGCAGCTTTGCCATATTCACCGCGATCGGCTCGCTCCACTTCGCCACCGAGTTGTTGCACCATCAACTGCATGCCATAGCAGACCCCTAGAACTGGGATGCCCAACTGCCAAATTTCTGGGTCACACTGAGGAGCACCCTGGTCATAGACAGAGCTGGGACCACCAGAGAGAATGATGCCTTTGGGGTTGAGCTGTCGTAGCTGTTCTGCGGTGGTGCGATAAGAAATTACCTCAGAGTAAACCTGAGTTTCGCGAATCCGACGAGCAATCAGCTCTGAGTACTGAGAGCCGAAGTCTAAAATGACAATAATTTGCCGATCCAGCTGCCTTAAATCCTCAGCTTGAATCACTGGTTCAGTCTGTAGAGTCACGGACGTATCCTGATGCGGGTGGGGTAGATGTGGAGATAAACCCTTGCTATGGCCTTTCTAAAGCACGAAAGCGATGCCAAAAACGTATTCTAAAAATTTCTTTACTTTGTAAATCAAGTGTACGCGCATTTAAGCTAGATTAACAGACTTGCGCTAATAATTTCTGCCCGATTTCGCTTTGCACTAAAATCTGGCGATCGCGATCGAACAAAATAGAGCCAACGTGGACGGTGCGCTCGCTGTGGGTGTAGATGTAGGCTTGACAACGCTGATCAATTTGTTGGGCGATCGCCCCATAAACCTGTTGAACCCAAGTAGTACCTGAGGTGGAATCGAGCGATCGCAAGTAGTTTAAAGCAGCTTCAGCCGTAGAACTGGCAAAGACGGTGGACAGAGTTTGGCTCGGTAGTCCTAGGTTGGCACAGTGAGCAGTCAAGATTTCCAATCGCCCGTCAGCGACATGGTGATGCGTGTGAAAGATGCCGCCAGCCAACTTGATTAATTTGCCGTGGTAGCCAAATAACAGAACCGCTTGTACTCCTGCTAAGCCTGCTTCGACCAACATGGGACCGATCCAGTTCGCAGTTTTAACCAAGCGATTCGGGTTAATACCCATCTGAGCGGCTAAGTCTAGGCCGTTCTCTCCGACGCAGAAGACCAAGCCATCGAAATAAGCCTGCTTGGTGTGTAGCGCTTCGCGAAATGCTTCGAGTTGTCCGGGGGCACTCAAGGGCTGGGAAATACCTGTAGTGCCGAGGAGAGATAATCCTTCTACGACCCCGAAGGCTGCGTTAGAAGTGCGCTCTGCTAAAGCTCGTCCCTCTGGCAGAATAATGGTGACTCGAATTTTTTCACCTAGAGTTAACTGCCGCTCCAAGTTAGTGTGCAAAAGTCGCTGAGCATAGGCATAGATCGCCGCATGATTCTCTTGGCTTTCAGCCTTAATCTGTCGCCCCACACCTTCCCCACCTTGAATCACCACTGCCTCTGGCTGATTTGGCTCTCCCCACTCCACTAAAGCCCAAATAGGAGTATCGCGAGTCAGGTCTAAGTTATCGCCGGGGTCACTGTGGGCGATCGCTAGAGCAGAGCTAGCCGTGAGTCCTGCCACCTGAGCAATGGGAATCGTGACTGTTTCAGCAGGCTCAACTAAGTCTAGGTCAACCGAAAAAATGCTTTGGGGGCCTTGATGGAGCCATCGTAAAGCCGCGATCGCAGCAGCGGTGGCAAAGACAGGAAGCGTGTATCCAGCCCGTAATTCTGTCAAGTAAAAAGTCCTCAGCTTAACTCAGTGAATTTACTTTTGTGACAAAAATCACGAGAAGTGAGTGATTGATCACAGTTTCTTTATAAGAATTTTAGGTTCAGATTAGAGATGGAGGAGTATAGCCTCTCGCAGTTGGGGTTTCAACGTCCAGCCTCAATGCTGCCTCCCTTGTGGCGTTTCCTGGAGACCCCAATGAAAACCGTCATAAACTCAACTACGAATGCTCTTAACCCCGATGGGATCGGCGTAGAAGAGGAGGCAATGCCTCATACTCCTCATACTATTGTGCTGCAACCCAATGGCTGCCTAAACGCTGTTACGAGTTCTAAATTTCAACAGGAGCTAGAACAAGCTCTAGAAGTAACAGCAAACGCAGTGATTGTGGATTTGTTGCATGTTAAGGCGGTGGAGCCGGAAGGAGTGAGCGCCCTGCTAGCAGGAATTAAGCTAGCCACTAGCTTGAACAAATCACTCTCGATTTGCTCAATGAGTATGAAGACTCGGCTAGCCTTGGAAACGGAAAGGGGACGTCAGCGAGCTGTGACTTTAGGGTCTTGGAGTGACCTCTGCAAGCAAGAGTTTGAAACATTTTTGCGGACCCACAGCTGGGCTCGCAAACAGGCAGCAGCTCAAACGTCGGCCCAGCATTTGACTCAACATGTGACCCACGTAGCGCCCTCCAGACCCGTGAGCTACACTGCTGGCAATACAGACATCGAAATGCGAACTCAGCAGACTGCTTAAGCAGACAATTATTACAGCAGGTACAGCAGACGATTGTTGCAATTGGTTGCAGTAGGTTGAGGCATATATCTTTCGGTTGGGTAGTGTCTAGGACTGAGTCCTCAAGATATGCTCAAAAGAATGATGTAGCCTCACCCTCAGGCTGATGGTGTGCAGGTCACTAACTCAGTAAAAATATTTAACAATTAAAATTTCTAGCCCCCGCATGCTGAGACAAGCAGTCGATTTGACAACTGTTGAGGTGGCAGCTATCCCTGTGTCTGGGATTGTAGATCCGGTTGCTGACCCCGCACCTATATCGGCCCCCCGTAAACCCTCTAAGCAAGCAATTCGAAACAGCCTTAGAGCCTCTACCCTAGATGGTGTGTTTGCGACCATCTTCTCTAATGTGGCAGGTGGCGTTTTACTCAGTAACTTCTTAGTAGAGCTGGATGCTAGCCCTGTAGAACTAGGGATGTTAGCTTCAATTCCGCTGCTGGCCAACCTACTGCAACCTTTGGGAGCTTACTTAGCTAACCGCACCACAAGTCGCCACCGCTACGGTTTGTGGATTTATGCCCCCGCTAGATTGCTCTGGCTAATTCTGGTTCTGGGAATTGGAGTTGCAAGCTTTCAGCCAACTCACCCGCATCTTTTAGTGCAATGGGCTTTGGCGATCGTCGTACTGACCCATTTCCTAGGGGCTTTGGGGGGAGCCTCATGGTTCAGTTGGGTGGCAGCGCTAGTGCCTCGGCAATTACGCGGTCGCTATTTTGGTATTCGCAACAGTGCCATTAGCTTGACCAACTTGCTCAGCGTTCCTTTGGTGGGTCTGGCGGTGACGGCTTGGCCAGGGGGTAGCATCCAGGGATATGGAGTGTTGCTATTTTTGGGCGTGATTGTCGGGCTGGTTAGCATCGGGTTCCAGTACTGGATGGTGGATGTCAATCCTCAAGCGCAGCAACAGGAACATGCTGAGTCATTGGCCAAAGAATCTGCTGATTTGGATGCAGTTGCAGCAGTCGAGCTTTCTAAAAGTAAGAGCTTTTGGCAAGACAGAAATTTCTTGATGTTTTTGCTCTACTTTGGCTTGTGGGGGTTCTCAGTCAACTTAAGCGCTCCTTTTTTTAACATTTATCTGTTAGATACTTTGTCCTTAGATGTCAATTGGGTGACTACTTATACGAGCCTGGGAGCGGGAGCCAATTTACTCATGCTGGTGCTGTGGGGCAGATTAGCCGATCGCATTGGTAATCGACCTATTCTTGTATTAGTGGGCATTTTAGTCGCGGTTACTCCCTTGCTGTGGCTGGGGACAGGGACTGATTTAACTTCACTCCTTGTTTGGTTTCCGCTGCTGCATATTCTGGCGGGAGGCACCTGGGCCGCGATCGATCTTTGTATCAATAACATTCAGCTAGGAGTTGCACCCGTCCAGCATCAGGCTACCTATTTCGCGATCGCCGGAGCCGTAGCAGGAGTCAGCGGAGCCTTAGGAACAACCGCAGGGGGGTTTTTGATCGAATTCACCAATTCTGGGGGCATTTTGGGGCTGTTTGCCCTCTCTAGCGTCATTCGCTTAGCGGCAATTTTGCCTTTGCTGTTGGTTCGGGAGCAACGTCCCCGCTCAGTTCGCCAAGCGGTGCAAGCTCTCGCACAGACTTTGAGTAACGCCTTGAGAATACCAAAGCGATCGCCCTTGATCCTCAAACCACAGCCTGTAACAGTAGAAACCGCGAACTTCCCAGATCAGGCACAATAGAGACATCCATTACCTGTTCCTGACTCACTAGAATAGGTTGTCTGGGGATACCAGTCACAGATGAATCAGGTAGATTACCTTCGCATCAG
This region of Trichocoleus desertorum NBK24 genomic DNA includes:
- a CDS encoding cation diffusion facilitator family transporter, with the protein product MVFDNRSQVRKVLLITLLLNIFVMLLKAFVGWSTGSLSLLADALHSVTDSANNILGLVASRFSSPEPDRDHPYGHQKFEAVGALGIAAFLGIACFEILQGAVERLFQGSEPVKISASELWILLLVLGVNIFVTFYERAVGQRVNSPILIADAQHTMSDVWVTISVLAGLVGIWIWNIQWLDLFLSFPVALLVFTSGWSVLRSNLPWLVDEMAIAPEAIDAIAAQVPGVINCHRIASRGILGRQVFIEMHLIVEVDDVETAHQITEAVETRLEERYGPARINIHVEPPAYVSHQISYESDLK
- the guaA gene encoding glutamine-hydrolyzing GMP synthase, which encodes MDRQIIVILDFGSQYSELIARRIRETQVYSEVISYRTTAEQLRQLNPKGIILSGGPSSVYDQGAPQCDPEIWQLGIPVLGVCYGMQLMVQQLGGEVERADRGEYGKAALVIDDPTDLLTNVDDGTTMWMSHGDSVAKLPDGFELLAHTDNTPCAAIAHHEKQLYGVQFHPEVVHSLGGMALIRNFVYHICQAEPTWTTAAFVEQSIREIRAKVGDKRVLLALSGGVDSSTLAFLLHRAIGDQLTCMFIDQGFMRKYEPERLVKLFEEQFHINVAYVNARDRFLATVQGVTDPEEKRKRIGHEFISVFEEESKRLGPFDYLAQGTLYPDVIESADTNVDPKTGERVAVKIKSHHNVGGLPKDLRFKLVEPLRKLFKDEVRKLGRSIGLPEEIVQRQPFPGPGLAIRIVGEITEERLEILRDADLIVRQEINRRGVYHDFWQAFAVLLPVRSVGVMGDQRTYAYPIVLRLVSSEDGMTADWSRAPYDLLETISNRIVNEVPGVNRVVYDITSKPPGTIEWE
- the cbiD gene encoding cobalt-precorrin-5B (C(1))-methyltransferase CbiD, yielding MTELRAGYTLPVFATAAAIAALRWLHQGPQSIFSVDLDLVEPAETVTIPIAQVAGLTASSALAIAHSDPGDNLDLTRDTPIWALVEWGEPNQPEAVVIQGGEGVGRQIKAESQENHAAIYAYAQRLLHTNLERQLTLGEKIRVTIILPEGRALAERTSNAAFGVVEGLSLLGTTGISQPLSAPGQLEAFREALHTKQAYFDGLVFCVGENGLDLAAQMGINPNRLVKTANWIGPMLVEAGLAGVQAVLLFGYHGKLIKLAGGIFHTHHHVADGRLEILTAHCANLGLPSQTLSTVFASSTAEAALNYLRSLDSTSGTTWVQQVYGAIAQQIDQRCQAYIYTHSERTVHVGSILFDRDRQILVQSEIGQKLLAQVC
- a CDS encoding STAS domain-containing protein, whose protein sequence is MKTVINSTTNALNPDGIGVEEEAMPHTPHTIVLQPNGCLNAVTSSKFQQELEQALEVTANAVIVDLLHVKAVEPEGVSALLAGIKLATSLNKSLSICSMSMKTRLALETERGRQRAVTLGSWSDLCKQEFETFLRTHSWARKQAAAQTSAQHLTQHVTHVAPSRPVSYTAGNTDIEMRTQQTA
- a CDS encoding MFS transporter; the encoded protein is MLRQAVDLTTVEVAAIPVSGIVDPVADPAPISAPRKPSKQAIRNSLRASTLDGVFATIFSNVAGGVLLSNFLVELDASPVELGMLASIPLLANLLQPLGAYLANRTTSRHRYGLWIYAPARLLWLILVLGIGVASFQPTHPHLLVQWALAIVVLTHFLGALGGASWFSWVAALVPRQLRGRYFGIRNSAISLTNLLSVPLVGLAVTAWPGGSIQGYGVLLFLGVIVGLVSIGFQYWMVDVNPQAQQQEHAESLAKESADLDAVAAVELSKSKSFWQDRNFLMFLLYFGLWGFSVNLSAPFFNIYLLDTLSLDVNWVTTYTSLGAGANLLMLVLWGRLADRIGNRPILVLVGILVAVTPLLWLGTGTDLTSLLVWFPLLHILAGGTWAAIDLCINNIQLGVAPVQHQATYFAIAGAVAGVSGALGTTAGGFLIEFTNSGGILGLFALSSVIRLAAILPLLLVREQRPRSVRQAVQALAQTLSNALRIPKRSPLILKPQPVTVETANFPDQAQ